In Aspergillus fumigatus Af293 chromosome 2, whole genome shotgun sequence, a genomic segment contains:
- a CDS encoding putative EF-hand calcium-binding domain protein produces the protein MKVLCLHGKGTSGAIFKSQTASFRSHLNDLDIDFDFIDGCYPSTAAAGIDLFYPAPYYSFWEDDSPEAITKTCTWLKGLIAERGPYDAVMMFSQGCALGTAMLLLHQAQDPTQPPPFKAAIFICGGPPLKLLESIGFEVSDAVKERDRAGREALATQAHSASILARGSARWMGDASRGGAVDEEELRGAIRGPFTVGVPTVHVYGSKDPRYAAGVQLSGICEPGKRRVFDHGGGHEIPRTDRVSRTIAELVRWVLLEASA, from the exons ATGAAGGTGTTGTGCCTCCACGGCAAAGGCACCAGCGGCGCTATATTCAAGTCCCAGACGG CAAGCTTTCGCTCTCACCTCAATGACCTCGACATCGACTTCGACTTCATAGACGGCTGCTACCCCTCCACTGCCGCAGCGGGAATCGACCTCTTCTACCCCGCCCCCTACTACTCCTTCTGGGAAGATGATTCTCCCGAGGCAATCACCAAAACCTGTACCTGGCTGAAGGGCCTCATCGCAGAACGGGGCCCCTACGATGCGGTGATGATGTTCTCGCAGGGCTGCGCCCTCGGCACCGCgatgctcctcctccaccaagCGCAGGACCCCACGCAGCCTCCGCCGTTCAAAGCGGCGATCTTCATCTGCGGCGGGCCGCCACTGAAGCTACTTGAGAGCATAGGGTTTGAGGTTTCTGACGCAGTAAAGGAGCGCGATCGGGCCGGGAGGGAGGCGTTGGCGACGCAGGCTCATTCTGCGTCGATATTGGCGAGGGGGTCGGCGCGTTGGATGGGTGATGCGTCGAGGGGTGGGgcggtggatgaggaggagcttCGGGGGGCGATCCGGGGCCCGTTTACGGTGGGGGTTCCGACGGTGCATGTTTATGGGTCTAAGGATCCGAGGTATGCGGCTGGGGTGCAGCTTTCGGGGATTTGTGAGCCGGGAAAGAGGAGGGTGTTTGATCATGGGGGCGGGCATGAGATTCCCCGGACGGATAGGGTGAGTCGGACCATTGCGGAGTTGGTAAGGTGGGTGCTACTGGAGGCGTCTGCATAG
- a CDS encoding putative potassium/sodium P-type ATPase yields MGIETSPPDVEESTEPPICPCTDKHTSVPSNHICEVKAELGVEKLEYPATLEFSTPNLIESANAAFGDDESSAHCAHTLPPERLASLLQVDIQNGLSSGEAATRLERDGPNRVQEIEGVSTWKILLRQVSNSLTMVLLITMAISFGIHDYIEGGVITAVIVLNIVVGFVQDYRAEKTIMSLHRLSAPVCKVLRDGRVVSVPAESVVLGDVVHLTVGDIVPADLRLIDGTNVSMDEALLTGESLPVNKTPHIVLSSHNMPIGDRTNMAYSGCSMTQGRATGIVTATGMKTEVGRIAKLLQETSDDADSSRLVQAVRRVKSTAENVLGLAGTPLQVKLSKFALLLFALAVLLAIIVFSVNKWDIEGEVLIYGIAIGVAVIPESLIAVLTITMAVGTKAMAKGNVIVRKLQCLEAVGGVTNICSDKTGTLTQGRMIARTAWIPGAGVLTVQDTTDPYDPTSGLVQLNGSGWAPEKHCDNPALSTFLTTISLCNMSVVQNEEPSGPSSGRWTAVGEPTEVALNVLALRVGYEKSTILQRAGMQLHTEYPFDSSIKRMTIVYKNSGESMNEVYTKGAPEAVLPGLAISEKEKEEIQYEADRMAGEGLRVLCIAHKRAPLEDESQVSSRAMAEVNLEFCGLVGLYDPPRAETAAAVRKCQMAGITVHMLTGDHIKTATAIASEVGILGPMLDSRSCRVVMAAAEFDELSDADIDAIEQLPLVIARCSPATKVRMVEAMHRRGAFCVMTGDGVNDSPALKRADVGIAMGKNGSDVAKEAADMVLADDNFSSIVKAVEEGRRLFDNIQKFLMHLLISNIAQVILLLIALAFKDEQGDSIFPLSPLEILWANLVTSSFLALGLGLEEGQPDLMYRPPHDLKVGVFTKELITDKMIYGTFMGSLCLVAFVCVIYGAGAGISDLGEDCNNGWNETCNVVFRARATTYASLTFLLLITAWEVKHFSRSLFNLDPDKYPGKLSVVQSIWRNRFLFWAVIAGFVVAFPVIYLPAVNRLVFKHQGIGWEWGIVFGCVAVYLALVESWKAIKRAYGIGSGKNATLTMGDTEMRAGLTLTPCTLLSMSANASVEMK; encoded by the exons ATGGGCATTGAAACGTCTCCGCCTGATGTCGAGGAATCGACAGAGCCTCCTATATGTCCTTGTACGGACAAACACACTTCCGTTCCAAGCAATCACATATGTGAAGTAAAAGCAGAACTCGGCGTGGAGAAGCTAGAGTATCCTGCCACTCTAGAATTCTCGACACCAAACCTCATTGAGTCGGCAAACGCTGCCTTTGGCGATGATGAAAGCTCAGCTCACTGTGCACACACACTGCCTCCTGAACGACTGGCAAGTCTACTCCAGGTCGATATTCA AAATGGCCTGTCAAGTGGGGAAGCTGCCACTCGCTTGGAGCGGGATGGCCCGAACAGGGTGCAGGAGATCGAGGGCGTATCGACCTGGAAAATACTGCTGAGGCAGGTTTCCAATAGTCTAACTATG GTCCTCCTCATCACTATGGCAATATCCTTCGGTATCCACGATTACATCGAGGGAGGTGTGATCACAGCAGTCATTGTCCTCAACATTGTCGTGGG GTTCGTCcaagactaccgggcagAAAAAACAATTATGTCGCTGCATCGACTGTCCGCACCTGTATGTAAGGTACTGCGAGATGGCCGCGTGGTCTCCGTCCCGGCGGAGTCTGTCGTCCTTGGCGACGTTGTTCACCTCACAGTTGGCGACATCGTTCCTGCGGACCTAAGATTGATAGACGGCACAAATGTATCAATGGATGAGGCCTTGCTAACGGGCGAATCTTTGCCTGTGAACAAGACCCCGCACATTGTCCTTTCTTCCCACAATATGCCCATCGGCGACAGAACCAACATGGCATATTCTGGATGTAGCATGACACAAGGACGGGCAACTGGAATCGTCACTGCCACTGGAATGAAAACCGAAGTGGGCAGAATAGCTAAACTTCTCCAGGAGACTTCGGACGACGCCGACTCCAGTAGGCTCGTTCAGGCCGTCCGCCGTGTCAAATCAACAGCGGAAAATGTCCTCGGTCTCGCTGGTACGCCATTACAGGTAAAGTTGAGTAAATTTGCGCTCCTTCTTTTTGCTCTTGCAGTTCTTCTAGCTATTATCGTCTTTTCGGTCAACAAGTGGGACATTGAAGGAGAAGTCCTGATATACGGAATAGCCATTGGCGTCGCTGTCATTCCAGAATCCTTAATTGCTGTGCTCACGATAACCATGGCGGTGGGCACCAAAGCAATGGCCAAGGGGAACGTCATCGTCCGGAAGCTGCAATGTTTGGAAGCTGTGGGGGGTGTTACAAACATTTGCTCTGACAAGACAGGAACATTGACGCAAGGAAGAATGATTGCACGTACGGCGTGGATACCAGGTGCTGGTGTTCTGACCGTTCAGGATACCACCGACCCATACGACCCTACCAGCGGTTTAGTTCAATTGAACGGGTCTGGCTGGGCTCCTGAAAAGCATTGTGATAACCCGGCTCTCTCTACTTTTCTCACCACTATCTCTTTATGTAATATGTCAGTCGTCCAAAATGAGGAGCCATCTGGCCCCTCAAGTGGTCGCTGGACTGCTGTGGGGGAACCCACCGAGGTCGCCCTGAACGTTTTGGCGCTGCGGGTGGGTTACGAGAAATCGACTATACTGCAGAGAGCCGGTATGCAGCTCCACACAGAGTATCCGTTTGACTCTTCTATTAAGCGGATGACAATCGTCTACAAAAACTCGGGCGAGAGCATGAACGAGGTGTATACGAAGGGAGCCCCCGAAGCTGTTCTGCCAGGTCTCGCCATttctgagaaggaaaaggaagaaatccaGTATGAAGCTGATAGGATGGCTGGGGAAGGACTTCGTGTCCTGTGCATTGCACACAAAAGAGCACCCCTCGAAGACGAATCCCAAGTGTCCTCTCGCGCCATGGCTGAAGTCAATCTTGAGTTCTGTGGCCTCGTAGGGCTTTACGACCCTCCGCGCGCCGAAaccgctgctgctgtgcgCAAGTGTCAGATGGCCGGAATCACCGTACATATGCTCACCGGTGACCACATCAAGACGGCGACAGCAATTGCGTCGGAAGTCGGAATTCTTGGTCCAATGTTGGATAGCAGATCATGTCGCGTAGTCATGGCTGCTGCCGAGTTTGACGAGCTGTCTGATGCTGACATAGACGCCATTGAGCAGCTACCTCTTGTGATCGCTAGATGCAGCCCTGCAACAAAGGTTCGAATGGTTGAGGCGATGCATCGACGCGGCGCTTTCTGTGTGATGACAGGCGACGGAGTCAACGACTCGCCCGCCCTGAAACGCGCAGATGTTGGCATTGCAATGGGCAAGAATGGCAGCGATGTCGCAAAAGAAGCGGCCGACATGGTACTCGCGGATGATAACTTTTCATCTATCGTGAAGGCAGTGGAGGAGGGAAGACGGCTTTTCGACAATATTCAGAAG TTCCTGATGCACCTGCTTATATCAAATATCGCTCAAGTGATCCTGCTGTTGATAGCTCTCGCGTTTAAGGATGAACAGGGAGACTCGATATTCCCTCTTTCGCCGCTTGAAATTCTCTGGGCCAACCTAGTCACTTCATCGTTTCTAGCTTTAGGGTTAGGGTTGGAAGAAGGGCAGCCTGATCTGATGTACCGTCCACCGCATGACCTGAAGGTTGGCGTCTTCACCAAAGAGCTTATCACGGACAAGATGATCTACGGTACCTTCATGGGATCTTTGTGCCTGGTGGCCTTTGTATGCGTCATCTATGGGGCCGGTGCTGGTATTTCGGACCTGGGAGAGGACTGCAACAATGGCTGGAACGAAACATGCAACGTCGTCTTCCGAGCGCGTGCTACTACCTACGCCTCGCTGACATTTCTTCTACTGATCACAGCATGGGAGGTCAAGCACTTCTCCCGGTCTCTATTCAATCTAGATCCTGATAAATATCCCGGCAAGCTCTCTGTAGTGCAGTCCATATGGAGAAATCGGTTCCTATTTTGGGCAGTGATTGCCGGCTTCGTGGTGGCCTTTCCGGTGATCTACTTGCCTGCCGTCAACAGACTGGTCTTCAAACACCAAGGTATCGGATGGGAGTGGGGAATCGTCTTTGGATGTGTCGCTGTGTACCTGGCGCTCGTGGAAAGTTGGAAGGCGATCAAGCGGGCTTACGGGATTGGAAGCGGGAAGAACGCAACGCTCACAATGGGGGATACTGAGATGAGAGCTGGTTTGACGCTGACGCCATGTACTCTTTTGTCGATGAGTGCCAATGCCAGCGTGGAGATGAAGTAG